A stretch of Canis lupus baileyi chromosome 7, mCanLup2.hap1, whole genome shotgun sequence DNA encodes these proteins:
- the TREML4 gene encoding trem-like transcript 4 protein isoform X2, translating to MQWKPGNSIQDGVRLGYFIVTMTKLKVEDSGFYSCGIYKSSEILTYRNIHLVVSPAPALPITRSSGRTTAWTFAPSPVMESSTVAVLLLLVLTFLMILYLRKARRSSGKGEDKSHHIYNNISVQKEQTTVHGKDPSSRQRRSQLSWGSSQHMGSEEDTGAICYASLTHLNHFVPEDSIYVNIQLNLKPIPDPLLTVEYADIAGARSQPSKSTAPDREFKS from the exons ATGCAGTGGAAGCCCGGAAACTCCATTCAGGATGGGGTCAGATTGGGCTACTTCATTGTCACCATGACCAAGCTCAAGGTAGAAGACTCTGGATTTTACTCCTGCGGAATCTACAAATCCTCTGAGATCCTTACTTACAGAAATATCCATCTTGTGGTGTCTCCAG CTCCAGCCCTGCCCATCACCAGGAGCTCTGGGAGGACCACAGCCTGGACCTTTGCCCCCAGCCCTGTCATGGAGAG CTCCACGGTGGCtgtcctgctgctgctggtgctcaCCTTCCTCATGATCCTGTACTTGAGGAAAGCCCGAAGAAGCTCCGGGAAAG GTGAGGACAAATCCCACCACATCTACAACAACATCTCAGTCCAGAAGGAACAGACCACCGTGCATGGGAAGGATCCCTCATCAAGGCAGAGGCGATCTCAGCTTTCCTGG GGCTCCAGTCAACATATGGGCTCTGAAGAGGACACTGGGGCCATCTGCTATGCCTCACTTACCCACCTGAACCACTTTGTGCCTGAGGACTCCATCTATGTCAACATCCAACTCAACCTGAAGCCCATACCTGACCCCCTTCTGACTGTGGAATATGCCGACATCGCTGGAGCCAGATCCCAGCCCTCCAAGTCAACTGCCCCAGACAGGGAGTTCAAGAGCTAA
- the TREML2 gene encoding trem-like transcript 2 protein has protein sequence MAPMFLLLLLLLWLQSHVSGAPAENVYTKVKHFEGETLSVQCSYKSRKNHVEGRVWCKIRKKKCEPGFTRVWAQGPRYVLQDDTKAKVVKISMAALRRQDSGRYWCMRNSSGTLYPMMGFQLEVSPASTTKRSTPLAHLANILKSGIVVTSGPTPTSGPDAPFTTSMTMFTPDLLTLTRLVSPTASESIRLTSVTDYSFTSTGPSTTGPRRTMGSQIVTVSPSDARASSAGPASISTRAGHLRTGSPTTEVCHTSGALLNKLSPIRHQDSHPTVYLGILIFLLVSVMLIVVYGFWKKRHMGSYRVCNDPTRPWRDPLGRPEPPWKPV, from the exons ATGGCTCCCAtgttcctcctgctgctgctgctgctgtggctcCAGAGCCATGTCTCAG gtgcccctgccgaGAACGTGTACACAAAAGTAAAGCACTTTGAAGGGGAGACCTTGTCTGTGCAGTGTTCCTACAAGAGCCGCAAAAACCACGTGGAGGGTAGAGTATGGTGCAAAATCAGGAAGAAGAAGTGTGAGCCTGGATTCACCCGGGTCTGGGCGCAGGGGCCGCGCTACGTGCTACAGGATGACACCAAGGCCAAGGTGGTCAAGATCAGCATGGCAGCCCTCAGGCGCCAGGACTCTGGCCGCTACTGGTGCATGCGCAACAGCTCTGGGACCCTGTACCCAATGATGGGCTTCCAGCTGGAAGTGTCTCCAG CCTCTACCACCAAGAGAAGCACTCCTCTTGCACATCTGGCCAATATCCTCAAGAGTGGAATTGTTGTCACATCGGGCCCAACCCCTACCTCAGGCCCTGATGCCCCATTCACCACCAGCATGACAATGTTCACACCTGATCTCCTCACCTTGACCAGACTCGTGTCCCCCACTGCCTCAGAGTCCATCAGACTGACCTCTGTGACAGACTACAGCTTCACCAGCACTGGCCCTTCTACCACGGGGCCTAGGAGGACCATGGGGTCCCAGATAGTGACTGTGTCTCCCAGCGATGCCAGAGCCTCCTCTGCTGGCCCAGCATCCATATCCACCAGGGCTGGGCACCTGCGCACCGGATCACCCACCACAGAAGTGTGCCACACCAGCGGGGCTCTCCTCAACAAGTTATCCCCTATCAG GCACCAGGATTCACATCCCACTGTGTACCTGGGGATACTGATCTTCCTCCTAGTGTCTGTGATGTTGATCGTGGTCTATGGGTTCTGGAAGAAGAGACACATGGGAA GCTACAGGGTATGCAATGATCCCACTAGACCCTGGAGGGACCCACTTGGAAGACCAGAGCCTCCGTGGAAGCCTGTGTGA
- the TREML4 gene encoding trem-like transcript 4 protein isoform X1 produces MQWKPGNSIQDGVRLGYFIVTMTKLKVEDSGFYSCGIYKSSEILTYRNIHLVVSPAPALPITRSSGRTTAWTFAPSPVMESPQSNWHLIVPSSTVAVLLLLVLTFLMILYLRKARRSSGKGEDKSHHIYNNISVQKEQTTVHGKDPSSRQRRSQLSWGSSQHMGSEEDTGAICYASLTHLNHFVPEDSIYVNIQLNLKPIPDPLLTVEYADIAGARSQPSKSTAPDREFKS; encoded by the exons ATGCAGTGGAAGCCCGGAAACTCCATTCAGGATGGGGTCAGATTGGGCTACTTCATTGTCACCATGACCAAGCTCAAGGTAGAAGACTCTGGATTTTACTCCTGCGGAATCTACAAATCCTCTGAGATCCTTACTTACAGAAATATCCATCTTGTGGTGTCTCCAG CTCCAGCCCTGCCCATCACCAGGAGCTCTGGGAGGACCACAGCCTGGACCTTTGCCCCCAGCCCTGTCATGGAGAG CCCCCAAAGCAACTGGCATCTCATCGTTCCCAGCTCCACGGTGGCtgtcctgctgctgctggtgctcaCCTTCCTCATGATCCTGTACTTGAGGAAAGCCCGAAGAAGCTCCGGGAAAG GTGAGGACAAATCCCACCACATCTACAACAACATCTCAGTCCAGAAGGAACAGACCACCGTGCATGGGAAGGATCCCTCATCAAGGCAGAGGCGATCTCAGCTTTCCTGG GGCTCCAGTCAACATATGGGCTCTGAAGAGGACACTGGGGCCATCTGCTATGCCTCACTTACCCACCTGAACCACTTTGTGCCTGAGGACTCCATCTATGTCAACATCCAACTCAACCTGAAGCCCATACCTGACCCCCTTCTGACTGTGGAATATGCCGACATCGCTGGAGCCAGATCCCAGCCCTCCAAGTCAACTGCCCCAGACAGGGAGTTCAAGAGCTAA